In a genomic window of Muntiacus reevesi chromosome 1, mMunRee1.1, whole genome shotgun sequence:
- the ARRDC5 gene encoding LOW QUALITY PROTEIN: arrestin domain-containing protein 5 (The sequence of the model RefSeq protein was modified relative to this genomic sequence to represent the inferred CDS: substituted 1 base at 1 genomic stop codon) gives MTSLWLRISLTWGRGKNVSPSPQPPMSVVKSIELVLPKDAVYLAGCIIEGQVVLTLNSTLVDPIVKVELVGRGYVEWNEETGASRDYSREVICNNKADYVHKTKTFPVEDNWLSAGSHTFDFHFNLPPRLPSTFTSKIGNIFYFVQAFCMGREHILAKKRIYLMVQGTSSIFHAEKSLQNPLFVQAEKKVSYNCCSQGTICLQIQMEKNTFTPGERVIFTTEINNQTSKCIKTVIFALYAHVHYEGFTPNAERRSRMDSSELLRQEANTPITAFNTTKIVNTFHLPPVLSVSGGGSQDSEIMNTQYELVSTVHLPWSLSSVKAKMPIIITSNPVDSNQTAAGCRTRAVLPVSPNXQN, from the exons ATGACCTCACTGTGGCTGAGGATCTCTCTgacatgggggagggggaagaatgTTTCTCCGTCACCCCAACCCCCCATGTCTGTGGTGAAGTCAATCGAATTAGTGCTGCCCAAGGATGCAGTCTACCTGGCTGGCTGTATCATCGAAGGACAGGTGGTCCTAACTCTGAACAGCACCCTGGTGGACCCCATCGTGAAGGTGGAGCTTGTGGGAAGAGGTTACGTGGAGTGGAATGAAGAAACTGGGGCGTCCCGCGATTATAGCCGAGAAGTTATTTGCAACAACAAGGCTGACTACGTGCACAAGACAAAGACATTCCCAGTGGAGG ATAATTGGTTAAGTGCAGGCAGCCACACCTTTGACTTCCATTTCAACTTACCTCCCAGGCTTCCTTCCACCTTCACCAGCAAAATCGGCAACATCTTTTACTTCGTGCAGGCCTTCTGCATGGGTCGGGAGCACATTCTAGCCAAGAAGAGAATATACTTGATGGTTCAAGGCACTTCCTCAATTTTTCATGCGGAAAAATCATTGCAG AACCCTCTGTTCGTGCAGGCTGAGAAGAAGGTGTCTTATAACTGCTGCAGCCAGGGCACCATCTGCCTGCAGATCCAGATGGAAAAGAACACCTTCACGCCGGGGGAGAGGGTCATTTTCACCACGGAAATCAACAACCAGACCAGCAAGTGCATTAAGACGGTCATCTTCGCCCTCTACGCCCACGTGCACTACGAGGGCTTCACACCCAATGCGGAGCGCCGTTCCAGGATGGATAGCAGTGAGCTGCTCAGGCAGGAGGCCAACACCCCCATCACGGCCTTCAACACCACCAAGATCGTCAACACCTTCCACCTCCCGCCCGTGCTGTCCGTGAGCGGCGGCGGCTCACAGGACAGCGAGATCATGAACACCCAGTACGAGCTGGTTAGCACCGTCCACCTGCCCTGGTCCCTGAGCAGCGTCAAGGCCAAGATGCCCATCATTATCaccagcaaccccgtggactcaaACCAGACCGCTGCGGGCTGCCGGACCAGGGCGGTGTTACCCGTGAGCCCGAACTGACAGAATTAA